The Syntrophorhabdaceae bacterium sequence AAGACCTGGATGTCGTTCGATGGGTGAAAACCGAAGCGGGAGGGTATCATATCCTTGCAGAGGTCAACGACATACCGCAGGACTTCGTCGGGATCCTCAATATCGACAAAGAAAAAGTCGTGGCCCTGTCCGGCGTGTTTCTCGAGAAAGGGCATCTCGCCGCCGTTTATGCGATGGGCGTTTACGATGATCATGCTCCTCGTCGATTGCCGGAATATCTCAGCCAGCCGAACGGTTCCGACGCACCCCGAGGCAATGATGTCATTGAGAACGCTTCCGGGGCCGACGGACGGAAGCTGGTCCACGTCCCCGACAAGAACGAGGCTGGCCGTGGGCGGCACCGCCTTCAGAAGATGGTACATGAGGGGGACATCGACCATGGATGCCTCATCGATCACGATGAGCCCCGCATCGAGAGGGTTCGATTCGTTGCGCTTGAATCCTCCGTCGGAAGATGCGTTTGACGGGGCATATTCCAGCAGGCGGTGTATGGTCTTTGCCTCGGCCCCGGTGGCCTCCGTCATTCTCTTTGCCGCCCTGCCCGTCGGGGCCGCCAGCAGCACCTTCTGCCCTGTCTTGCCGGCAATTCCGATGATCCCCTTTATGATGGTCGTCTTCCCCGTTCCCGGACCTCCCGTTATGACCAGCACTTTTTGTTCCAGGGAAGCCCGGACCGCATCGAGCTGTCTTTCAGAAAAAGTGACCTCCTGGTTGCCCTCGACCCACCTCAGGGCTTCCCCAACGTTGAGGAGGCGTAATTGCCTGGGAACAGTCGCAAGCTTGCTCAAAAGCTCCGCTATCCCCCTCTCTGAAACATAAAGGGGCGCGAGGTAGACGATCCCGCCCGTGTAATTCGCGGTCATGCCGGGGAATGCCCCCGGGTCGTCGATGATCACTTTCCCCTGCGCGGCAAGCCTTGAAAGAGCATCGGAAATCTTCCCCCCTTCGACCTCGAGCACCTCGCTGCATTTGTCGACAAGGAGACTGCAAGGAAAGAAGATGTGTCCTTCGCTGGAGAGCTGTCCCAGCACATAGAGAATGCCCGTTTCGATCCGAAGGGGTGCTTCCTTTCCGATGCCGAGCTTCCCCGCTATGCTGTCGGCGGTAAGAAAGCCTATGCCGAATATGTCAACCGCCAGCCTGTATGGATTCTCGCTTACTATCCTGACGGCGTCGCCGCCGTAGAAACGATAGATCTTCGCGGCATAGGCGGGACTGACGCCGTTGCCCTGGAGAAAGACCATGACATTGCGGACCTCTTTCTGCTCCTCCCAGGCCTTCCTTATCATATCGACGCGCTTCCGTCC is a genomic window containing:
- a CDS encoding ATP-dependent RecD-like DNA helicase, which produces MERVTYYNEENHYTIAKVKVEGRNSLATVVGTLYSVVPGEVLRLKGNWEVHPRWGEQFKVISYETLMPATVKGIERYLGSGMIKGIGPVMAKRLVTRFREATLDIIDTDMDKILDVPGIGRKRVDMIRKAWEEQKEVRNVMVFLQGNGVSPAYAAKIYRFYGGDAVRIVSENPYRLAVDIFGIGFLTADSIAGKLGIGKEAPLRIETGILYVLGQLSSEGHIFFPCSLLVDKCSEVLEVEGGKISDALSRLAAQGKVIIDDPGAFPGMTANYTGGIVYLAPLYVSERGIAELLSKLATVPRQLRLLNVGEALRWVEGNQEVTFSERQLDAVRASLEQKVLVITGGPGTGKTTIIKGIIGIAGKTGQKVLLAAPTGRAAKRMTEATGAEAKTIHRLLEYAPSNASSDGGFKRNESNPLDAGLIVIDEASMVDVPLMYHLLKAVPPTASLVLVGDVDQLPSVGPGSVLNDIIASGCVGTVRLAEIFRQSTRSMIIVNAHRINGGEMPFLEKHAGQGHDFFFVDIEDPDEVLRYVVDLCKDMIPSRFGFHPSNDIQVLTPMHRGVVGVSNMNVRLQETLNRSTDGISRGGRFFKRGDKVLQTRNNYEKDVYNGDIGRVIAIDREVQELSVEFDGKVVSYDFNDLDELILAYAISVHKSQGSEYPVVVMPLLTQHYLLLQRNLLYTAITRGKKLVYLIGTKKALSIAIHNDRPRRRYTLLAERLREAMQKKNNQRKDSRQSTD